In the Salvelinus namaycush isolate Seneca chromosome 35, SaNama_1.0, whole genome shotgun sequence genome, one interval contains:
- the LOC120029891 gene encoding phenazine biosynthesis-like domain-containing protein isoform X1 has translation MEIPVFTVDAFTNLPFKGNPAAVCLLLHELQDDMYQNIAAEMNLSETAFIIRLNSKDDFSSGARFRLRWFTPTTEVPLCGHATLASAAVLFYKKKNVNSTVVFETLSGELYVRQQGESIVMNFPLNKPTPVGLKEFKDIVKAAVGDQPVQEVCLCATTKMLMVRLADSCDRSVLTSLQPDPAVLLRVDTGGRVRGLLVTMIGDPGCQSGYDFYSRNFFPWFGVPEDPVTGSAHTVLAGYWSEKLGKKKMLAYQCSSRGGELELELQDDGRLNIAGQAVTVLQGILTV, from the exons ATGGAGATTCCAGTATTCACTGTTGATGCGTTTACCAACTTACCTTTCAAAGGAAATCCTGCAGCAGTTTGTCTGCTTTTACAT GAATTGCAGGATGATATGTACCAGAACATTGCTGCTGAGATGAACCTGTCAGAGACTGCCTTCATCATACGGCTGAATTCAAAAGATGACTTCAGCTCAG GAGCACGCTTCCGTTTGCGTTGGTTCACCCCCACCACTGAGGTTCCTCTGTGTGGCCATGCCACCCTGGCTTCAGCTGCAGTACTGTTTTACAAAAAAA AAAATGTCAACTCAACAGTGGTATTTGAGACATTGAGTGGAGAGCTGTATGTGCGACAACAAGGGGAATCTATAGTGATGAATTTCCCCCTGAACAAACCTACTCCTGTG GGTCTTAAAGAATTTAAAGACATAGTTAAA GCTGCTGTGGGAGACCAGCCAGTTCAAGAAGTGTGCCTCTGTGCCACCACCAAAATGCTAATGGTGCGCCTTGCTGACAGTTGTGACAG GTCAGTGCTCACGTCCCTGCAGCCAGACCCAGCAGTTCTGCTCCGTGTAGACACTGGCGGGAGGGTTAGGGGTCTGCTTGTCACCATGATCGGAGACCCTGGCTGTCAGTCTGGCTATGACTTCTACTCCAGAAACTTCTTCCCCTGGTTCGGGGTTCCTGAGGACCCTGTGACTG gcTCTGCGCATACTGTCCTTGCAGGCTACTGGTCAGAGAAACTTGGCAAGAAAAAGATGCTGG CCTATCAGTGCTCTAGCCGTGGTGGGGAGCTGGAGCTTGAGCTACAGGATGATGGCAGGCTCAATATCGCTGGCCAGGCggtcaccgtcctgcaggggattCTCACTGTGTAG
- the LOC120029891 gene encoding phenazine biosynthesis-like domain-containing protein 2 isoform X2, translated as MEIPVFTVDAFTNLPFKGNPAAVCLLLHELQDDMYQNIAAEMNLSETAFIIRLNSKDDFSSGARFRLRWFTPTTEVPLCGHATLASAAVLFYKKKNVNSTVVFETLSGELYVRQQGESIVMNFPLNKPTPVGLKEFKDIVKAAVGDQPVQEVCLCATTKMLMVRLADSCDRSVLTSLQPDPAVLLRVDTGGRVRGLLVTMIGDPGCQSGYDFYSRNFFPWFGVPEDPVTGYWSEKLGKKKMLAYQCSSRGGELELELQDDGRLNIAGQAVTVLQGILTV; from the exons ATGGAGATTCCAGTATTCACTGTTGATGCGTTTACCAACTTACCTTTCAAAGGAAATCCTGCAGCAGTTTGTCTGCTTTTACAT GAATTGCAGGATGATATGTACCAGAACATTGCTGCTGAGATGAACCTGTCAGAGACTGCCTTCATCATACGGCTGAATTCAAAAGATGACTTCAGCTCAG GAGCACGCTTCCGTTTGCGTTGGTTCACCCCCACCACTGAGGTTCCTCTGTGTGGCCATGCCACCCTGGCTTCAGCTGCAGTACTGTTTTACAAAAAAA AAAATGTCAACTCAACAGTGGTATTTGAGACATTGAGTGGAGAGCTGTATGTGCGACAACAAGGGGAATCTATAGTGATGAATTTCCCCCTGAACAAACCTACTCCTGTG GGTCTTAAAGAATTTAAAGACATAGTTAAA GCTGCTGTGGGAGACCAGCCAGTTCAAGAAGTGTGCCTCTGTGCCACCACCAAAATGCTAATGGTGCGCCTTGCTGACAGTTGTGACAG GTCAGTGCTCACGTCCCTGCAGCCAGACCCAGCAGTTCTGCTCCGTGTAGACACTGGCGGGAGGGTTAGGGGTCTGCTTGTCACCATGATCGGAGACCCTGGCTGTCAGTCTGGCTATGACTTCTACTCCAGAAACTTCTTCCCCTGGTTCGGGGTTCCTGAGGACCCTGTGACTG GCTACTGGTCAGAGAAACTTGGCAAGAAAAAGATGCTGG CCTATCAGTGCTCTAGCCGTGGTGGGGAGCTGGAGCTTGAGCTACAGGATGATGGCAGGCTCAATATCGCTGGCCAGGCggtcaccgtcctgcaggggattCTCACTGTGTAG